TCGACTGCCCTAGCTGCAAGAGCGCGCTTTGCAGTGTTTTCACGGCATCGCCGCGTTCGCCAAACTTGATCAACGCCCGGCCGCTGGCCACATCCTGAAAACGGGGATGGGTAAACCACTTCGATTGAAGAACCATGGTACGGAGCCTCTCCGCTGAAATCCGCCAAAGGGAAAAAAGAAGCGGCAGGCGCGATGAGACGATGGTCCTCGGGCAGCGGAAAAAAGGTCCGCCATCGCGCCCCGCAAAGAGATTATCGGGGCATATCAGGACAAGTTGCTCGAAATATCCGCGAACGGTAAAATTCGCGGTAGCAACCGCCACGGAACTACGCTTTAGGTCGCCTCATTCGCCACGCGGCCGAAGATTTCCACGGCCGTTTCGATCTGCTCCGCTGTGACGCACAACGCCGGGCAGAACCGAATTCCTGTGCGGCCGCAGCCGAGCAACAGCAGCCCGGCATGAAAGGCCTGCATCACCAGTTCGTACCGGCGATGCGGATCGGGCCCGTGCGGGCCGACGACGTCGACGGCCGTCATCAAGCCGAGTCCGCGCACTGCGGCCAGCGGCGCGCCGTCCGCGATCAATTGTTGCAAACCGGCACGGAGTTGCCCCCCGCGCTCAACTGCGTTTTGCATGTATTCGCGTTCCAACAGGTTGATCGTCGCCAGCGCGGCGCGGCAACTCACGGGGTTACCGCCGAACGTCGAAGCGTGGCTCCCGGGAGGCCAATCCATTACATCGGCCCGAGCGACTAAGGCGCCGAGCGGCATGCCGGAAGCGATCCCCTTCGCCAGACAGATCAAGTCGGGCGCTACGCCGAAATGCTCGCTGGCGAACATCTTGCCGGTGCGCCCCATGCCGCATTGCACTTCGTCAGCCACCAGCAGGATGCCGTGCTCGTCGCAAACCTGCCGCAACATTGGCAGGAACGACGGTGAAGGGACGCGGTAGCCTCCCTCGCCCTGGATCGGCTCGACAAAAATAGCGGCCACTTCGTCGGGTGGCGCGACGGTGAGAAACAGTTCTTCCAGTTCGTCGCGCGTGCAATCGAACCGCACGCGATGCACGCCCGCCAGGGACGGCCCGAAGCCGCGTTGATGAATCGACTTCGATCCACCCAGCGATAACGCACCATAGGTGCGCCCATGAAATGCGCCGTAGAAGGAGATCACGCGTTCGCGTCCGGTGTGATAGCGAGCCAATTTGAGCGCCGCCTCGACGCTCTCCGCGCCGCTATTGGTAAAGAAGACTCGCTTAGGAGCAGCGCCAGGCGCAAGTTTCGCGAGCCGTTCCGCGAGTTCGATCTCGGGCCCGTAATAAAAATCCGTACCCGACATGTGCAGGAACCGCTGCGCCTGATCGGTGATCGCGGCCACGACCTCGGGATGCGAATGCCCGGTGGCGGTCACAGCGATGCCGGCGGTGAAATCGAGGAAGATATTCCCGTCGACGTCCTCGACCGTGCAGCCGGAACCACGCGCCATCACCAGCGGATAGTCGCGCGTATACGAAGGCGACAACACCTGATCATCGCGCGCCATCCAAGCCGCCGCCCGAGGACCAGGCAGAGAAGTGATCAACCGCGGGGCCAGGATAGTTTCAGTTAATGCCATTGCGCCCTCGTAGGTTCAGCTTGCAGAAGCAGGGGGAAATGACGAATTTCGAAATCTGAATGTCGAATCAAATCTGAATGTCGAATGACTGAATGGTCCTTGATCAATCTGTTGTGGCACGGTCTCCCGACCGTGCCACGTGCGGCCGGGCGATCATCGGAAACGGAGACCTTCGGTCGGACCGGTGGCACGGTCGGGAGACCGTGCCACAACAATGGTCTCTCCTCTCCCTCACTCTATATCTGCGTCTCCGCGCCTCTGCGGTTCAATACAGCTCTCTCCTCTCCGTGTCTCCGTGACTCCGTGGTGCATTATTTTCTCACGTCGGCGCTCATTCCTTGCGCCATGACAATGTTCGTCGCGTGGTTCACCGTAAATGCCGTGCGGTGCGTGACGGCGTCGACGAGCGCTGCGGCTGATGGTTGGCCGTTGCCGCTGCGTTTCACGCCGCCGAAGGGCAGATGCACTTCCGCGCCGATGCAGGGCAAGTTCACGTAGCCCATGCCGTAGTCGCATTCGTCGCGGAACACTCGCCAGCGGCGATAGTCTTCGGTAATCACCGCCATCGACAACCCGTACGGCGTGTCGTTGTAGATGCGAATCGCTTGCTCGTCGTCGTCGAACGGAATCACCGCCAGGTGCGGTCCGAACACTTCTTCGCGCAACGTCCGCGCGTCCGGGCGATGTTCCTGCTGGTAGACAAATGGCATCATGAAATAGCCGTCGGCGTGGTTCGCGTCTTTTGCACGGCCGCCGTCAAGCAGAATCTCCGCGCCCTCGTCTTTGGCCAGTTGGTTGTACGCTTCGACCTTTTCCACGCCGCCAAGGTTCACCAACGGACCGGCGAAGCTGGCGGGATCGAACGGATCGCCAAAGCGCAGCGAGCTCACGCGAGAGAGCAAGCCATCGATAAATGGCGCCAGCAATTTGCGATGGACAATCGCGCGGCCGGCGGAAACGCAGCGCTGCCCGCTGGTTTTGAACGCGCTCAGCGTCACGGCATCGCACGCCAAATCGAGCCGGGCGTCTTCGCAAACGATCACGCCGCTCTTCGAGCCCATCTCACAAGCGCAGGTCTTATGATCAGCCTCGGCGGCCCAACGGCGGATCATCGACCCGACGTGATAGCTGCCGGTGAAGGCCACGACGTCGACTTCGGCGTGTCGCGCGAGCGGTTCGCCCACTTCTTCGCCAAGACCATGCACCAAGTTGATGGTCCCCGCTGGAAAGTCCGCTTCGATGAACAGTTCCATCAAACGCTGACCGATCTCGGGCGTTTCTTCCGATGGTTTGAAGACCACCGTGTTGCCTTCCAGCAAACTTGGCGCAAGCATCCAAAGCGGGACCGCGAAGGGGAAATTCCACGGCGTTACGACCGCCACGACGCCACGCGGTTTGCGCCGCTCGTACAGGTCCTTGTCCGCGATTTCCGAGGCGATCACCTGCCCATACGGCTGCCGCGCCGTGCCGCAGACGTACTGCACCATGTGCAGCCCTTCGATCACTTCAGCCCGTGCTTCGTTGAGAATCTTGCCACTTTCGCGCGAGAGCACCACGGCCAGCGCGTCGGTATCGCGTTGAATCAAACGCGCCAGACGATCGAAGAACTCGCCACGGCGGATGCGACTCGTGCGCCGCCATGGAATGAACGCCTCGCGCGCGGCGCCGACGGCCGCGGCGACCGTCGCGCGATCGCCGCGCGGATAGACGCCCAGCAACTCCGACGTACGCGCCGGGTTGCGGTTCTCGAACGTCGCGCCGGCAGCGTCCTGCCAGGCGCCGTCGATGTAGTGGCGGCCCGTCCAAGTGGTGGTCGCGGATGCGGTGGCCATGTTGTGTTGTCCTGCGCGCGGTTGCTCCCCAATAGCAACCATATGGCTGAAAAGGGCGGCGGCAAGGGCGCAGGAAAGTTGGCGCAAGTTGGCGGCCTCGGCTGACTCGCCAGGCGGCATTTTCGCTGCAGGCCGGACAATCGCGCCAGCGGGGACATCGCCCGCAGCCGGCGCAGACTGCGAAACCTTGACCTAGGGTTTCCTGAGCCACGGCCGCCCCCAGCGGGTGCTGGGCCGCTCCGCGTGGCGCTCGACGCACGGGAAACCGACGCGATGAGACCCACCACGATTCATGTCTTGCACTTGGCGTCGATGAGCGGCGCCGGCGGCGCGCACGGTGAGCGCATTCTGCACACCTGCCGCGGGTTGGAAAACCACGACGGCGCGCGGGAATTCCGCGGTTCCGTGGCGATGATCTCCGGCAAAGGCAGATGCGCCGCGATCATGGAGACCGCGGCGGAAATGAACGTCGATTGCTACGACGTTCGCCGCATCGGGCCTTGCGACCCGACGCTCTGGTTTCGCTTAGGGCGACTCATTCGCCGGTTGTCGATCGACATCGTGCATACCTACGACCGCGAGAGCCGCGCTTGGGCGTTGTTGCTGCAACCCCGGTTTCGTTTCCGCATGGTGGCCAACGCCTTCGAGCCGGAAGTGCATACCTGGGGCGAGCGACTGAGTCGTGAAATCGATCACAAACTGCTGCCGGGTTTCGATCGGGTGATCGCGGCGAACGCACACCTCGCGCGGCAGCTTTGCCAACTCGGCTGCCGCATGAATCAAATCGACGTCATTCCCGAACTGGAGGAAGCCATCTCCCCGCCCATCGACGACGCCAACGGCGCGCGGCTGCGCGAGCAATTGGTGATTCCGGAGAATGCCAGTGTCGTCGGCATCTACCTCGACGGCACGGACGCGGACGGCGCGCGGCGAATGGCCGACGCGGTGCGATATGCGCAAGGACGACTTGGCCCGATGTACGCATTGGGCATCGGCCCGGACGTGGAACGGCCGGATATCCGCACCGCGCTCTTGGGCTCCGGCCTCGCGCCGCGGCTGCGCATGTACGACATTGGCGACGACCTCGCCCGGGTTTGCCGCGCTGCGGACGCGATGATCTTCAACGGCGCAAAGGCAGGCCCGGCCACGCTCGAGGCGCAGGACGCAGGCACCACCGTGGTGGCGACCATCAGCACTGGCGCGACTGAGAACGACGACGACATGTCGTCCCACGTCATGGTCACCGCCGACGAGACCGGCGAGGTAGGCGCGGCTTTGGTGCAAGCATTGGGCCGCAAACGAATGTCAAAACGAGACGCCTCGGAACCCATGCCGGACGATCACGAGTCCGAAGACTTCGAGCGCACCGAACGCCTGATGGGCTCCTATCGCCGCGCGATGCTAGTGTGACTCGCGAACGTAGCAGTGCCAACACCAGCCCGTAGCGCCAGCGAGGGAGAGTTGACGTCGGTGAAAGCAACACGACCAAACTTTCAACAACCTCGTTTCGGGAACTCGAAGCAGCATCGTTGAGAGTTTGATCCGCAATAGAAGGCCACGTCCGCTCTCCCTCGCTGGCGCTACGGGCTGGTGTTGTTGTCGTTGTCGTCGTTGAGGGATTTGAGGTCCGCGCCGAGCTTTTCGCGCAGCTTTTGCATGCCGCGTTTGATGAGACCCGCGGTGGCGGCGGGCGACCGTTTGAAGTAGTCGGAGATTTCCGCCAGCGTCCAGCCTTCCAGGTGACGGAGCCGGACGGCTTCGCGTTGGTCTTCCGGCAAGGCCGTTAGGACGCGAGCCAGGCGAATCGCTTCTTCGCCGCGCATGGCGCGCTGGCTAGGGGACGAATGTTGCGCCGCGGGATCAAAGCGGTCCGCGCCCGAGGCGTCGTTGCCCTCGCAAGCCTGCTCGCGGCCTACGGCTCGCTTTTGCGTGGCGACGTGGTCGCGGACCAGTTGGGAGATGTTGCGTTGCAGGATGCGTTCCAGCCAGGCGACCAGTTCAGGCTCGCCGGAACCGAGGAACTGGATGAAATCGCGGCAGGCTTCGAGCATGGTCTGCTGGACCACGTCCGAAGCGTTGAATCGCCGTCCCAGCCGGGGGCCGATGCCCCGCGCGGCCAGAATCTGGAAGTACGCCCGATACTGATCCAGCAATTGCCCCAGCGCAACGGAATCCCCCTCCTGGGCCTGGCGGATGAGTGCGGCGAGTTCCACGTCGGGCTGGAGCATGCAGAACTTTACGTCGCGAAGCGGGGGAAATGGCGGGTAAACACGTCCGGCGGACGCCTGCTGGAGTTGATTATAATCGCCTCAAATACTTGCTTCAAAAGCGGTTACCAGTTTATATTCAAGATCGCTGATGCGAACGGCCATCCGGCCCCGCCTGCCGCTTTGCCCCGCCTGTGCCATCCTGTCGATCTCGCCGCCGATCCGGCGCGCATTCCGTCCTGGAGAGCCTTTGGATGAATCGCCTTCGCTGGTTGCCGGTGCTGGTTGCGATGCTGGGCGTTGGTTGGGCGTCTGGCTCCGCGCGCGGCGACGATGCCGTTGCTTCCGTGAGTTACTATCGCGACGTGCGGCCGATTCTCCAAGTCCATTGCCAGGGCTGCCATCAACCTGCGAAGCCTGGCGGCGGCGCGATTCTCACCGACCACGCGGGACTGCTC
Above is a genomic segment from Planctomycetia bacterium containing:
- a CDS encoding acetyl ornithine aminotransferase family protein; this encodes MALTETILAPRLITSLPGPRAAAWMARDDQVLSPSYTRDYPLVMARGSGCTVEDVDGNIFLDFTAGIAVTATGHSHPEVVAAITDQAQRFLHMSGTDFYYGPEIELAERLAKLAPGAAPKRVFFTNSGAESVEAALKLARYHTGRERVISFYGAFHGRTYGALSLGGSKSIHQRGFGPSLAGVHRVRFDCTRDELEELFLTVAPPDEVAAIFVEPIQGEGGYRVPSPSFLPMLRQVCDEHGILLVADEVQCGMGRTGKMFASEHFGVAPDLICLAKGIASGMPLGALVARADVMDWPPGSHASTFGGNPVSCRAALATINLLEREYMQNAVERGGQLRAGLQQLIADGAPLAAVRGLGLMTAVDVVGPHGPDPHRRYELVMQAFHAGLLLLGCGRTGIRFCPALCVTAEQIETAVEIFGRVANEAT
- a CDS encoding aldehyde dehydrogenase family protein; the protein is MATASATTTWTGRHYIDGAWQDAAGATFENRNPARTSELLGVYPRGDRATVAAAVGAAREAFIPWRRTSRIRRGEFFDRLARLIQRDTDALAVVLSRESGKILNEARAEVIEGLHMVQYVCGTARQPYGQVIASEIADKDLYERRKPRGVVAVVTPWNFPFAVPLWMLAPSLLEGNTVVFKPSEETPEIGQRLMELFIEADFPAGTINLVHGLGEEVGEPLARHAEVDVVAFTGSYHVGSMIRRWAAEADHKTCACEMGSKSGVIVCEDARLDLACDAVTLSAFKTSGQRCVSAGRAIVHRKLLAPFIDGLLSRVSSLRFGDPFDPASFAGPLVNLGGVEKVEAYNQLAKDEGAEILLDGGRAKDANHADGYFMMPFVYQQEHRPDARTLREEVFGPHLAVIPFDDDEQAIRIYNDTPYGLSMAVITEDYRRWRVFRDECDYGMGYVNLPCIGAEVHLPFGGVKRSGNGQPSAAALVDAVTHRTAFTVNHATNIVMAQGMSADVRK
- a CDS encoding glycosyltransferase codes for the protein MRPTTIHVLHLASMSGAGGAHGERILHTCRGLENHDGAREFRGSVAMISGKGRCAAIMETAAEMNVDCYDVRRIGPCDPTLWFRLGRLIRRLSIDIVHTYDRESRAWALLLQPRFRFRMVANAFEPEVHTWGERLSREIDHKLLPGFDRVIAANAHLARQLCQLGCRMNQIDVIPELEEAISPPIDDANGARLREQLVIPENASVVGIYLDGTDADGARRMADAVRYAQGRLGPMYALGIGPDVERPDIRTALLGSGLAPRLRMYDIGDDLARVCRAADAMIFNGAKAGPATLEAQDAGTTVVATISTGATENDDDMSSHVMVTADETGEVGAALVQALGRKRMSKRDASEPMPDDHESEDFERTERLMGSYRRAMLV
- a CDS encoding sigma-70 family RNA polymerase sigma factor — translated: MLQPDVELAALIRQAQEGDSVALGQLLDQYRAYFQILAARGIGPRLGRRFNASDVVQQTMLEACRDFIQFLGSGEPELVAWLERILQRNISQLVRDHVATQKRAVGREQACEGNDASGADRFDPAAQHSSPSQRAMRGEEAIRLARVLTALPEDQREAVRLRHLEGWTLAEISDYFKRSPAATAGLIKRGMQKLREKLGADLKSLNDDNDNNTSP